The proteins below are encoded in one region of Helianthus annuus cultivar XRQ/B chromosome 2, HanXRQr2.0-SUNRISE, whole genome shotgun sequence:
- the LOC110893147 gene encoding uncharacterized mitochondrial protein AtMg00810-like yields the protein MKQKFEMSSMGEMKFFLGLQSKYVYDVLEKFGMSETTPMSTPLATNHGINPDLTGEKVDETLYCSMIGSLMYLTASRPDIMYPTCLTTRYQSSPRSSHMVIVKRILRYRRGTPSLGLWYPKDGDFKLEGFLDSDFGCYKLNSKSTTAGCQFFGPRLVTWKCKKQTTVALSTCEE from the coding sequence ATGAAGCAGAAGTTCGAGATGTCGTCGATGGGTGAGATGAAGTTTTTCCTTGGGCTTCAGTCGAAATATGTCTACGATGTTCtggagaaatttgggatgtcagagACTACACCGATGTCCACCCCGTTAGCAACTAATCACGGTATCAATCCTGATCTCACTGGAGAGAAGGTCGACGAGACGCTATACTGTTCGATGATTGGTTCGCTGATGTACCTCACTGCATCTCGACCCGACATAATGTACCCGACTTGCCTCACGACCCGTTATCAGTCGAGTCCAAGATCTTCACACATGGTTATCGTCAAGAGGATTCTACGCTACCGGAGAGGAACCCCAAGCCTGGGGTTGTGGTATCCCAAAGACGGTGATTTCAAACTTGAAGGTTTCTTAgactcagatttcggatgctACAAGCTAAATTCAAAgtcaacaacagcaggatgccaATTCTTTGGACCACGTCTGGTCACTTGGAAATGTAAGAAGCAGACCACCGTTGCACTCTCAACGTGTGAAGAATAG
- the LOC110918197 gene encoding malate dehydrogenase, chloroplastic has product MAATSASAFSIGSTISHGSKASPLSQSKTCGMNISFNSQNNIKSFTGLKSSFLAKESTAALRYSFSQKSQNNPRTSSSALQIMASFKVAILGAAGGIGQPLALLVKMSPLVSDLHLYDIANVKGVAADLSHCNTPSKVRDFTGSDELASCLKDVDVVVIPAGVPRKPGMTRDDLFNINAGIVRTLIEAVADNCPDAFIHIISNPVNSTVPIAAEVLKQKGVYNPKKLFGVTTLDVVRANTFVAEKKNLKLIDVDVPVVGGHAGITILPLLSKTKPSVTFSDQEVNDLTARIQNGGTEVVEAKAGAGSATLSMAYAAARFLESSLRALDGDSDVYECSFVQSEVTELPFFASRVKLGKQGVEAIISSDLEGLTEFEVKGLEALKVELKGSIEKGVAFAQKEKVTA; this is encoded by the coding sequence ATGGCAGCCACGTCAGCAAGTGCGTTCTCAATCGGATCAACTATATCCCATGGCTCGAAAGCTAGCCCGCTTTCACAGTCGAAGACATGTGGCATGAATATCAGTTTCAACTCTCAAAACAATATCAAGAGTTTCACAGGCCTCAAGTCGTCCTTCTTGGCCAAGGAAAGCACTGCAGCTCTTCGATACTCGTTTTCTCAAAAGTCCCAAAATAACCCTCGCACGTCCTCGAGCGCCCTTCAAATTATGGCATCTTTCAAAGTCGCGATTCTTGGAGCCGCTGGCGGCATCGGTCAACCACTAGCTCTTTTGGTCAAAATGTCACCGTTGGTTTCCGACCTCCACCTTTATGATATTGCAAATGTTAAGGGTGTAGCCGCTGATCTCAGTCACTGCAACACACCCTCAAAAGTTCGGGATTTCACTGGGAGTGATGAACTTGCTAGCTGTTTAAAAGACGTGGACGTCGTTGTCATTCCTGCTGGTGTTCCAAGGAAACCCGGTATGACCCGTGATGACCTTTTCAACATAAACGCGGGAATTGTGAGGACACTGATTGAAGCTGTGGCTGATAACTGTCCTGATGCTTTTATTCATATTATCAGCAACCCGGTTAACTCAACCGTCCCGATTGCTGCTGAGGTGTTGAAACAAAAGGGTGTCTATAATCCTAAGAAACTCTTTGGTGTCACCACTCTCGATGTCGTGAGAGCAAACACGTTTGTTGCGGAGAAGAAGAATTTAAAGCTTATTGACGTTGACGTCCCGGTGGTTGGTGGGCATGCCggaattaccattttacccctacTTTCGAAAACGAAACCGTCGGTTACATTCAGTGATCAAGAAGTGAATGATCTGACTGCCAGGATTCAAAACGGTGGGACTGAGGTGGTTGAGGCGAAAGCCGGTGCGGGGTCCGCTACATTGTCAATGGCGTATGCGGCTGCGAGGTTTCTAGAATCTTCTCTCCGGGCACTTGATGGAGATAGTGATGTTTACGAGTGTTCGTTTGTTCAGTCAGAAGTTACTGAACTCCCGTTTTTTGCATCGAGGGTTAAGCTTGGGAAACAAGGAGTCGAAGCGATTATCTCTTCTGATCTTGAAGGGTTGACTGAATTTGAAGTCAAAGGTTTGGAAGCATTGAAGGTGGAGTTGAAGGGAAGCATAGAGAAGGGTGTGGCGTTTGCGCAGAAGGAAAAGGTGACTGCTTGA
- the LOC110918214 gene encoding protein EMBRYO DEFECTIVE 514 has product MAEEQSAAETTVVQTPSQETVESKTGGKRAREEETVTPETKKTKVDEKEVRKTGPVDVGYKKFDESVEMFDYFYKLLHYWPPNLNVNKYEHTMLLDLLKKGHLEAEKKMGTGINAFQVRYHPQWKSRCFFVVRVDGSADDFSFRKCVDHILPLPENMAVKSDVNKALGGGHTSGGRGGGRGNWRGRGRGGKPRN; this is encoded by the exons ATGGCCGAAGAACAATCCGCCGCCGAGACAACCGTCGTACAGACACCATCACAGGAAACCGTGGAGTCCAAGACCGGCGGCAAACGAGCGAGAGAGGAAGAAACCGTGACACCGGAAACTAAAAAGACCAAGGTAGATGAGAAAGAAGTAAGGAAGACCGGTCCTGTTGATGTTGGGTATAAGAAGTTCGATGAGTCTGTGGAGATGTTTGATTACTTTTATAAGCTTCTTCATTACTGGCCTCCCAATTTGAATGTCAATAAG TATGAGCATACAATGTTGCTGGACCTGCTAAAAAAGGGTCACCTAGAAGCCGAAAAAAAGATGGGTACCGGAATCAATGCATTCCAAGTGAGGTATCACCCACAGTGGAAAAGCAGATGTTTTTTTGTTGTTAGAGTTGACGGGTCAGCTGACGATTTCAGTTTCCGCAAGTGTGTTGACCACATTCTCCCCTTGCCGGAAAACATGGCAGTTAAATCTGATGTGAACAAAGCGTTGGGTGGCGGTCATACTAGTGGCGGAAGGGGTGGTGGCCGTGGCAATTGGCGTGGACGCGGTAGAGGGGGCAAACCAAGAAACTGA